Genomic window (Neorhizobium galegae bv. orientalis str. HAMBI 540):
GATCTTCCACAGATGCGGCACGGTGCGCAGGCCGCGCATGATGCCGCCGATGCCGAGCGTGTCGGCGATCGTCTGACGCAGGCCGAACTTCTTGGGGATCTCGAAGTCGGTCACCGTGCAGGGTTCGTAACCCCCGATCTGGAAGGCGACAACGACGAAGTCCGCACCCGTCAGCGCCTTGCGCTGGTCGGAATAGGTCTCGGCTTTCGCCTTGGCGCCCAGTGTTGAAATCAGCTTGTTGACGACGATCGCGCTTTCTTCGAGACGCTGCGGATTGATGTCCATCAGGGCGAAGGTGGCGCCCGACAACGCCGGGCGCTGCAGGACGTCGCCGATGATGTTCTTCATGAAAACGGTCGAGCCTGCTCCGATAAATGCGATCCTGGGATTTCGTGCCATTATAACCTCCGGCATTCGGCAGTCATTATGCTACCTCGAAAGCGGCCTTGACGAGCCGTTCGGTGTAGGCGGTCTTGGGGTGGGATAGAACTTCGTCGACGGGACCCTCTTCGATGATCTTGCCGTGCTGCATGACAATGACCCGGTGGCAGAGGGCACGCACGACCTTCAGATCGTGCGAGATGAAAAGGTAGCTGAGGCCCCGCTCGTCCTGCAGCTTGCGCAAGAGTTCGATGATCTGCGCCTGAACCGAGAGATCGAGAGCCGAGGTGGGTTCGTCGAGCAGGATGAATTCGGGCTCGAGCGCGATGGCTCGGGCAATGGCGATACGCTGCCGCTGGCCGCCCGAAAACTCGTGCGGGAAGCGCGACAGGATGTTGCCCGGCATGCCAGCTGCGATGAGCGCCTCGCGCACGCGGTCGAGACGTTCGGCCTTCGTCGCACCGAGCTTGTTGACGACAAGCCCTTCCTCGATGATTTGGCCGATCGTCATGCGCGGATTGAGCGACGAGAACGGATCCTGGAAGACCACCTGCATGCGCGAGCGCAACGGTCGCATTTCGACGCGCGAACGGCCGTGGATCGGCTGCCGGTCGAAATAGATCTCGCCGCTGTCGGTGTCGTTCAGCCGCAGAAGCGCCTGTCCGAACGTTGTCTTGCCCGAACCGGACTCGCCGACAAGTCCCAGCGTTTCATGGCGGCGAAGCGTCAGATCGAGGCTGTCGACCGCGACAAGCTCCCTCAGCTCCGGCTTGAAGAAGGTGCCGTGGCGCAGCATGAAAGAGACGCGCACGCCCTTGGCGTCGAGAATGACGTCGGAGCCCTCCGGCAGCGGATTGGCCTGGCCGCGGGGCTCGGAGGCGAGAAGGTGCTTGGTATAGGTATGCTGCGGATTGGCGAAGAGCTTTTCGGTCGTGTTGTGCTCGCACATCTCGCCATGCTGCATGACATAGACATAATCGGAGAACTGCCGCACGACGGTCAGGTCGTGGGTGATCAGGATCACCGCCATCCGCAATTCCTTCTGGAGATTGCGGATGAGGTTGAGGATCTGCGCCTGTACGGTAACGTCGAGCGCCGTCGTCGGCTCGTCGGCGATCAGCACGTCTGGATTGTTCGACAGCGCCATGGCGATCATCACGCGCTGGCGCTGCCCCCCGGAGAGCTGATGCGGATATTGCCGCAGGCGGGCTTCCGGGTCCGGAATCTGCACATGCCTCAGCAATTCAAGTGCACGGGCCTCTGCCTGTTTCCGGCTCATCCGGCGATGCACGCGAATGGCCTCGATGATCTGGCTGCCGATCGTGTAGATCGGGTTCAGCGAGCTCATCGGCTCCTGGAAGATCATCGAGATACGATCGCCGCGCAGCTTGCGGCGCTCACGTTCGGAGAATTTCAGGATATTGGCGCCGTCATAGGCGACCGTCGATTGCGGCGACACCACGGCGCGTTTCGACAGCAGCCCCATGACGGTGCGTGCGGTTACCGACTTGCCCGATCCGGATTCGCCGACGATGGCGATCGTCTCGCCGCGGTAGAGCTGGAAGGAGATGTCCTTCACGGCCTCCACCGTGCCGTGCTCGACCTTGAAGTTCACGGCGACGTTGCGGGCATCGATGATCGGCTCTTCCGTGCGCCCGGTATGGTCGAGGCGGATGGGCGGGGCGAAGCTGTTGACGAGTGCGAGAGCCATCTGGACCACCTCAATAAGGATCGACTGCGTCGCGCAGCCCGTCGCCGAGCGCATTGAACGCAAAAACCGTGATGAGCACGAACCCGACCGGCGCCAGGATCCAGGGATAGGTGCCGATCACGGAGTAGTTTGCCGTGTCCTGTAGCATCAGTCCCCAGGAGATCAGCGGCGGCTTCACCGCGAAACCGAGGAAGCCGAGGAAGGATTCGAGCAGCACGACGCTCGGGATATGCAGCGTGACGGCGACGATCACGTGGCTCATGACGTTCGGAAAGATGTGCTGGAAGATGATCCGCCGGTCGGTCGCGCCGACGGCCATGGCCGCCCGAACATAGTCGATGCGGGCGAGCGCCAGCGTCTTGCCGCGTACCTCGCGCGACATCTGCGCCCAGCCGAGCGCCGACATCACGACGATGACGAAGCCGAGGAAAACGTTGGTCGGCGCCGTCACTGGGATGAGCGAGGTCAGCGCCAGATAGAGCGGCAGCTGCGGAAAGGCGAGGACGATTTCGACGAAGCGTTGTACCCAGGTATCGAACGAACCGCCGAAATAGCCGGATACCATGCCGACCGTGGTGCCAATCACCGTGACGATGAAGACGACGGTGAGCGCGATCGTCAGCGAAATCCGCGAGCCGATGATGGCGCGCGACAGCACGTCGCGGCCGAACTTGTCGGTGCCGAGGAAATGCACCGGCTGGCCGGTGGTGGAACCGAAGAAATGGCGGTTCGTCGGGATCAGTCCGAACAGCCTGTACTCTGCGCCTGCCACGAAGAAGCCGAGACGGTTAGGGTTGTCGTAGTCGGGGCCGACGACCGGCTGAAACGTCACGGGATCGAGCTCTGCGGACTCGGTCTGTCCATAGACGCGCGGCTGGAAGACGATGTTGCCGTCCTTGTCGTGGAAGCTCATTATCTGCGGCGGGGCAAAGCCCACATCCGTCGCCTTCGGATCCATCGGCGCGAAGAACTCCGCGAAGATCGCCATGATGAGCAGCAATCCGACGAGGATGAGGCCGATCATTCCGGTCCAGGAGCGCCGCAGCCGGCGCCAGACCAGCGCCATGTAGCTTTCATTGCCGTGCGGCCCGTTCTTGGCCGTCTGTTCGAGGGACATCTGCTCGTGGGGCAATCGCGGGGAGGAGTCGAAGGCGAGCATATCAGGCTCCTCCATAGGCACGGACGCGCGGGTCGAGCATCGCCAGCAGCATGTCGGCGATGATGTTGCCGACAATGAGTGTGGCGGAAAGCACCATCATGAAGGTCGCCGTCACATAGACGTCGCCGACGGCCATTGATCCGACGATCGCCGGCCCGACGGTCGGCAGCGAAAAGATGATCGCCGTCTCGATCTCGCCGGTCAGCATGTAGGGAAGCACGACGCCCTGATACATGACGAGCGGGTGCAGGGCATTGGGTACAGCATGGCGCATGACGACCGCACCGCCCGAAAGCCCCTTGGCCCTTGCCGTCTCGACATACTGGGCGTTCAGCGTATCGAGCAGGTTGCCGCGCATGACGCGCATGTTGTAGGCGAGCCCGCCGAAGGTGGCGATCGCGACGACCGGCCAGACGTGTTTGACAAGGTCGGCGAATTTCGCCCAGGACCACGGCGCGCCGCCATATTGCGGCGAGAAGAAGCTGCCGATTTCGGAAACGTTGAGCTGGAAGACGAGCAGGTAGACGATGATCAGCGCCATCAGGAAGCGCGGCACCGTCA
Coding sequences:
- a CDS encoding ABC transporter permease codes for the protein MLAFDSSPRLPHEQMSLEQTAKNGPHGNESYMALVWRRLRRSWTGMIGLILVGLLLIMAIFAEFFAPMDPKATDVGFAPPQIMSFHDKDGNIVFQPRVYGQTESAELDPVTFQPVVGPDYDNPNRLGFFVAGAEYRLFGLIPTNRHFFGSTTGQPVHFLGTDKFGRDVLSRAIIGSRISLTIALTVVFIVTVIGTTVGMVSGYFGGSFDTWVQRFVEIVLAFPQLPLYLALTSLIPVTAPTNVFLGFVIVVMSALGWAQMSREVRGKTLALARIDYVRAAMAVGATDRRIIFQHIFPNVMSHVIVAVTLHIPSVVLLESFLGFLGFAVKPPLISWGLMLQDTANYSVIGTYPWILAPVGFVLITVFAFNALGDGLRDAVDPY
- a CDS encoding ABC transporter permease, producing the protein MLRFLLVRIASAIPVLIILSIVTFAIIQAPPGDYADYIRSQLINQSGASFAQADEQARAYRIAHGLDQPMVIQYFNWIKGIVTKGDFGYSMFYNKPVADVVGERLPRTLLLALVCHILASVLGIGFGIWAATRQYSWIDSLLSGISFLGMTVPRFLMALIIVYLLVFQLNVSEIGSFFSPQYGGAPWSWAKFADLVKHVWPVVAIATFGGLAYNMRVMRGNLLDTLNAQYVETARAKGLSGGAVVMRHAVPNALHPLVMYQGVVLPYMLTGEIETAIIFSLPTVGPAIVGSMAVGDVYVTATFMMVLSATLIVGNIIADMLLAMLDPRVRAYGGA
- a CDS encoding ABC transporter ATP-binding protein — encoded protein: MALALVNSFAPPIRLDHTGRTEEPIIDARNVAVNFKVEHGTVEAVKDISFQLYRGETIAIVGESGSGKSVTARTVMGLLSKRAVVSPQSTVAYDGANILKFSERERRKLRGDRISMIFQEPMSSLNPIYTIGSQIIEAIRVHRRMSRKQAEARALELLRHVQIPDPEARLRQYPHQLSGGQRQRVMIAMALSNNPDVLIADEPTTALDVTVQAQILNLIRNLQKELRMAVILITHDLTVVRQFSDYVYVMQHGEMCEHNTTEKLFANPQHTYTKHLLASEPRGQANPLPEGSDVILDAKGVRVSFMLRHGTFFKPELRELVAVDSLDLTLRRHETLGLVGESGSGKTTFGQALLRLNDTDSGEIYFDRQPIHGRSRVEMRPLRSRMQVVFQDPFSSLNPRMTIGQIIEEGLVVNKLGATKAERLDRVREALIAAGMPGNILSRFPHEFSGGQRQRIAIARAIALEPEFILLDEPTSALDLSVQAQIIELLRKLQDERGLSYLFISHDLKVVRALCHRVIVMQHGKIIEEGPVDEVLSHPKTAYTERLVKAAFEVA